In the genome of Nitrospira japonica, one region contains:
- a CDS encoding DUF4403 family protein: protein MSGRSSASTSAFVFAAMTLFVVGCSHTIPPTSSKPQPPPQLGKTPPAVQPLSPRQKQAQAPESLLPVTITADLSPVQRTIQAALPSQFTEINHPLEEAYRWRFVREGEPQVVIKDGLVRYQALYRGEVASNAARACRLDPVYPVIEGTGRLLLGEQPDGLHVTLGESQMSINLRPESDNKCNMFNAPLKAQLAELMRIEAVKQNIVRSVEQAGFVVPVATVWDHLQEPVAVKSSETQLCLYGKAKDFIVGSMKGPAEQTTIVGAARQTPVALFQTPCQLQTGASPLPVRMDSTAPIPDGQPYRVLLSVPVPYAFMNQQLQQRLFHQEMKLPATFGKTTIMIERVTAADANGRTLFSVVTSGNVEGTLYYWATPRLEADGSSIMMPDLQMADETKIALDGIKTGYWQVVDAELRPRLEQAAIIDLSQRVANMKTALSGHHKAGGLTMDLLLARQQASQLLSTGDNLVADIVLEGTASASGRLPVNQLAQQASPEMTDRPIDGPPVESQPPKAVLIPDERP, encoded by the coding sequence ATGAGTGGGAGATCATCCGCCTCGACTTCCGCGTTCGTGTTCGCCGCGATGACACTGTTCGTGGTGGGATGCAGCCATACGATTCCTCCGACTTCCTCAAAGCCGCAGCCTCCGCCTCAATTGGGCAAGACCCCGCCGGCCGTTCAGCCGCTCAGTCCCCGGCAGAAACAGGCGCAGGCGCCTGAGTCGCTCCTGCCGGTCACTATTACGGCGGATTTGTCTCCGGTCCAACGGACTATCCAGGCGGCGCTGCCGTCGCAGTTCACCGAAATCAATCATCCATTGGAAGAAGCCTATCGCTGGCGCTTCGTGCGCGAGGGTGAACCGCAGGTCGTGATCAAGGACGGTCTGGTGAGATATCAGGCGTTGTATCGCGGAGAAGTGGCATCGAATGCCGCCAGGGCCTGCCGGCTCGATCCGGTCTATCCGGTCATCGAAGGTACCGGTCGATTGCTTCTCGGCGAACAACCGGACGGGTTGCATGTGACGCTGGGCGAGTCTCAGATGTCGATCAACCTCAGACCTGAAAGCGACAATAAGTGCAACATGTTCAATGCCCCGTTGAAAGCGCAATTGGCGGAGTTGATGAGGATAGAAGCCGTCAAGCAAAACATCGTGCGATCAGTGGAGCAGGCCGGCTTCGTGGTGCCAGTCGCGACCGTCTGGGACCATCTTCAGGAGCCGGTGGCCGTCAAATCGTCCGAGACACAACTGTGTTTGTACGGTAAGGCGAAGGACTTCATCGTTGGGTCGATGAAAGGGCCGGCCGAACAAACCACCATCGTCGGCGCCGCCCGTCAAACACCGGTGGCATTGTTTCAGACACCCTGCCAGCTCCAGACCGGTGCGTCTCCCCTGCCTGTGCGCATGGACAGCACGGCGCCGATTCCGGACGGTCAACCGTACCGCGTCCTGTTGAGCGTGCCGGTACCCTACGCGTTCATGAATCAGCAGTTACAGCAGCGGCTGTTCCATCAAGAGATGAAACTTCCCGCGACGTTCGGCAAGACGACGATCATGATCGAACGGGTGACGGCAGCGGACGCCAATGGCCGCACGCTGTTTTCCGTCGTCACGAGCGGGAATGTAGAAGGAACCTTGTACTACTGGGCGACGCCCCGGCTGGAAGCGGACGGGAGCTCGATCATGATGCCGGATCTCCAGATGGCGGATGAGACCAAAATCGCCCTGGATGGCATCAAGACCGGCTACTGGCAGGTCGTCGACGCTGAGTTGAGACCGCGGCTGGAACAGGCCGCCATCATCGATCTCTCGCAGCGCGTGGCCAATATGAAAACCGCGCTGAGCGGTCATCACAAAGCCGGGGGGCTGACGATGGATCTGCTCCTGGCCAGGCAGCAAGCGAGTCAACTGCTGTCTACCGGTGACAATCTGGTTGCGGATATTGTGCTGGAAGGTACGGCCAGCGCCTCCGGCCGATTACCCGTCAATCAGCTGGCGCAGCAGGCTTCCCCCGAAATGACGGACCGTCCAATTGATGGCCCGCCGGTCGAAAGCCAGCCGCCCAAGGCGGTGCTGATACCGGACGAACGTCCGTAA
- a CDS encoding DNA topoisomerase VI subunit B, translated as MAKQTASAPVVGSAPSASRSPEAAVQKQSSAKPAQQVTAVEMGARQREISVSEFFTKNRHLLGFDSPRKSLLTCVKEAVDNALDASEEAGILPDVTVRLEVVPTNGTTPPASQATRFRITVTDNGPGIVRQQIPRIFAKLLYGSKFHRMRMSRGQQGIGISAAGMYGQLTTGKPVKIISRTGPRAAAHFFEVQIDTKKNEPLVHENKQIDWHQPQGTEVTLEVEGKYQKGRASVDEWLEQTSIANPHVRLIYHTPEGETKEYPRTYHELPPSPREIKPHPYGIEFGMFLKMLQDTKSHGVAGFLTSDFCRVSPQLAEDMCKAAKVSPNLAPRALKGPAAEALYRTIQDTKIMAPPTNCISPIGEKAILSGLYKQIKGEFYTAVSRPPAVYRGNPFLIEAGLAYGNRPVDQAKPQQPVQPKAEGEDEEEDSELARVIRYANRVPLLYQQSACSTFKAALSTTWKHYGVSQSRGALPAGPMVIFVHMASVWVPFTSESKEAIADYDEIQKEITLALRECGRRLGLFLRRRERAASEFRRRNIFELYIEEVVEACDRLKGGTLPKAKLKAQLQKIASSRTGGAKTDEALGKTGGGPEGLPHSIIVTADGVEGDVVVASPVETDAAAAPAETDLLGNAPEEETPARTRPDRMKPPKAGTGGMKKRPSPQIPLFDKAKPSGRSKKPAHPAPRGKK; from the coding sequence ATGGCGAAGCAGACAGCGTCCGCTCCGGTTGTCGGGTCCGCTCCTTCCGCGTCACGATCTCCTGAAGCAGCCGTTCAAAAACAGTCTTCCGCAAAGCCCGCGCAGCAGGTGACGGCGGTCGAGATGGGTGCGCGCCAGCGGGAGATCTCCGTCTCGGAATTTTTCACGAAGAACCGGCATCTGCTCGGCTTCGATAGTCCAAGAAAATCCCTCCTGACCTGCGTGAAGGAAGCCGTCGACAATGCACTCGATGCGAGCGAGGAAGCCGGCATTCTTCCGGACGTCACCGTCCGGCTGGAAGTCGTCCCGACGAACGGCACGACGCCGCCGGCAAGTCAGGCGACACGCTTCCGCATCACCGTCACCGACAATGGCCCCGGCATCGTCCGGCAGCAGATTCCCCGCATTTTCGCGAAGCTGCTCTACGGCTCCAAGTTTCACCGCATGCGCATGAGCCGAGGCCAGCAGGGCATCGGCATCTCCGCCGCGGGCATGTACGGCCAGCTCACGACCGGCAAGCCGGTGAAGATCATCTCGCGCACGGGACCGCGCGCGGCCGCGCACTTTTTCGAGGTGCAGATCGACACGAAGAAGAACGAGCCGCTCGTTCATGAGAACAAGCAGATCGACTGGCATCAGCCTCAGGGCACGGAGGTCACGCTCGAAGTCGAAGGCAAATATCAGAAGGGCCGGGCATCGGTGGACGAGTGGCTCGAGCAGACGTCCATCGCCAATCCGCACGTCAGGCTGATCTACCATACGCCGGAAGGGGAGACGAAGGAGTACCCGAGGACGTATCACGAACTGCCGCCGTCGCCGCGCGAAATCAAGCCGCATCCCTACGGCATCGAGTTCGGCATGTTCCTGAAAATGCTGCAGGACACCAAGAGCCACGGCGTCGCGGGATTCCTGACCAGCGACTTCTGCCGCGTGTCTCCGCAACTCGCCGAAGACATGTGCAAGGCCGCCAAGGTCTCGCCCAATCTGGCGCCGCGCGCCCTCAAGGGACCGGCGGCCGAGGCGCTGTACCGAACCATTCAGGACACGAAGATCATGGCGCCGCCGACGAATTGCATCTCGCCCATCGGCGAGAAGGCCATCCTGTCCGGCCTCTACAAGCAGATCAAGGGCGAATTCTACACGGCGGTCAGCCGGCCGCCCGCCGTCTATCGCGGCAATCCTTTCCTGATCGAAGCAGGTTTGGCCTACGGCAACCGGCCCGTGGATCAAGCGAAGCCGCAACAGCCGGTGCAGCCCAAGGCGGAAGGCGAGGACGAAGAAGAAGACTCCGAACTGGCACGGGTGATCCGCTATGCCAATCGGGTCCCGCTGCTGTATCAGCAGTCGGCCTGCTCCACGTTCAAGGCCGCCCTGAGCACCACATGGAAACATTACGGCGTCTCGCAATCACGCGGTGCATTGCCGGCAGGACCGATGGTCATTTTCGTTCATATGGCCTCGGTGTGGGTGCCCTTCACGAGCGAATCGAAAGAGGCGATCGCCGACTACGATGAGATTCAGAAGGAAATCACGCTGGCTCTCCGCGAGTGCGGCAGACGTCTGGGTCTCTTTCTCCGCCGGCGCGAACGGGCGGCGAGCGAGTTCCGGCGCCGAAATATCTTCGAGCTCTATATCGAAGAGGTCGTCGAGGCCTGCGACCGTCTGAAGGGCGGCACGCTGCCGAAAGCCAAATTGAAGGCTCAACTTCAGAAGATCGCCTCGTCACGCACCGGCGGCGCCAAGACCGACGAGGCCTTGGGCAAGACCGGCGGCGGGCCGGAAGGATTGCCCCATTCGATCATCGTCACGGCGGACGGGGTCGAGGGAGACGTGGTGGTGGCCTCGCCAGTCGAAACCGACGCCGCAGCCGCCCCCGCTGAAACCGACCTGCTCGGCAATGCGCCGGAGGAGGAGACCCCGGCGCGGACTCGTCCGGACAGGATGAAGCCGCCGAAAGCGGGAACCGGCGGAATGAAGAAACGGCCTTCCCCGCAAATACCGCTCTTCGACAAGGCAAAGCCATCGGGGAGGTCGAAGAAGCCGGCTCATCCCGCACCACGGGGAAAGAAATAA